A single Acidaminococcus sp. DNA region contains:
- the fusA gene encoding elongation factor G — translation MKEYTGDLIRNVAIVGHGGAGTTSLTEALLYRSHTISRMCKVEDGQTTTDFEPEEIKRGVSVSATLAPLEWQGVKINIIDTPGFADFVAEVKGAFRAVDSVLIVVSATSGVQIGTEQCWKLAEEVGLPRLIFVNKMDRENADYDNILDNLRAKIGGKKILPLELPLGKEENFCGVIDVFNQKAYRGNGNGADEIEVPDDLKAWVEDAHTKMVEAAVEADDDVMEKYLEGEEISDDVIMKCLVKGIREGIIFPVLCGSAYKNIGLGRCLNAIVNYTFPAVLNEFEVINPATGKTEKRDSNAPMAALVFKTTADPFVGRLSFVRVFSGTINSDSLIYNSSRDEAEKVGSVFTMRGKTQIPMDKIVAGDIGVISRLQYTATGDTLSDSKNPVLFKPINFPLPMYSRAIYPKKKGDEEKITAALNRLTDEDPTIIVTRNPVTKEMLITGMGDQHLEIIMERMTRKFGVEAELRPPMIEYKETIRGTVEVEGKYKKQTGGHGQYGHVVIRMEPLPPGSGFVFEDKIFGGAVPRQYIPAVEKGMREAIQEGVLAGYPVVDIKITLLDGSYHPVDSSEMAFKVASHMAFQKGCEQAKPVLMEPYYNLDVYCDDRVTGDIISDLNSKRGRILGMQTEDDGRACVKAQVPYAEILDYSVDLRALTQGTGTYEMKFDHYEDVPPRTAEQIIEERKNRKKA, via the coding sequence GTGAAAGAGTACACAGGTGATTTAATCAGAAACGTAGCGATTGTCGGGCACGGTGGTGCTGGCACCACGTCGCTGACAGAAGCATTGCTTTATCGCAGCCATACCATTAGTCGTATGTGCAAGGTAGAGGATGGGCAGACAACAACGGATTTTGAACCGGAAGAAATCAAGCGTGGTGTTTCTGTAAGTGCTACGCTGGCCCCTCTGGAATGGCAAGGTGTCAAGATTAATATCATTGATACCCCGGGCTTTGCAGACTTTGTAGCCGAAGTTAAGGGTGCCTTCCGTGCTGTTGACAGTGTGCTGATTGTTGTCAGTGCGACGAGCGGTGTCCAGATCGGTACGGAACAATGCTGGAAACTCGCCGAAGAAGTTGGTCTGCCGCGTCTTATTTTTGTGAATAAGATGGACCGTGAAAACGCTGACTATGATAATATCCTGGATAATCTGCGCGCCAAGATCGGCGGCAAGAAAATCCTGCCGCTTGAACTGCCGCTCGGCAAAGAGGAAAATTTCTGCGGCGTTATTGATGTATTCAATCAGAAGGCTTACCGCGGCAATGGCAACGGTGCCGATGAAATCGAAGTGCCGGATGACCTGAAGGCCTGGGTGGAAGATGCCCATACCAAGATGGTGGAAGCCGCTGTAGAAGCGGATGACGATGTCATGGAAAAATATCTCGAAGGCGAGGAAATTTCCGATGACGTCATTATGAAGTGCCTTGTCAAAGGTATCCGTGAAGGTATTATCTTCCCGGTGCTCTGCGGCAGTGCTTATAAGAATATTGGTCTCGGCCGCTGCCTCAACGCTATCGTCAACTATACGTTCCCGGCTGTCCTGAACGAATTCGAAGTCATTAATCCGGCTACGGGCAAGACAGAAAAACGCGACTCCAACGCCCCGATGGCTGCTCTCGTCTTTAAGACCACGGCAGACCCGTTTGTCGGCCGCCTGAGCTTTGTGCGTGTGTTCTCCGGTACCATTAACAGCGATAGTCTGATTTATAACTCCAGCCGTGATGAAGCAGAAAAAGTAGGGTCTGTCTTTACGATGCGCGGGAAGACGCAAATCCCGATGGATAAGATTGTCGCCGGCGATATCGGCGTAATTTCCCGCCTGCAGTATACTGCCACGGGCGATACCTTGAGCGACAGCAAGAACCCTGTACTTTTCAAACCGATTAATTTCCCGCTGCCGATGTACAGCCGGGCCATCTATCCGAAGAAGAAGGGTGACGAAGAAAAGATTACTGCGGCCCTGAATCGTCTGACGGACGAAGATCCGACCATCATCGTAACCCGTAACCCTGTGACGAAGGAAATGCTGATTACCGGCATGGGCGACCAGCACCTTGAAATCATCATGGAACGTATGACTCGTAAGTTCGGTGTGGAGGCCGAATTACGTCCGCCGATGATTGAATATAAGGAAACCATTCGCGGCACTGTGGAAGTCGAAGGCAAATATAAGAAACAGACCGGCGGTCACGGCCAGTATGGTCACGTTGTCATTCGGATGGAACCGCTGCCTCCTGGATCCGGATTTGTCTTTGAAGATAAAATCTTTGGCGGCGCCGTACCGCGTCAGTATATCCCTGCCGTAGAAAAGGGTATGAGAGAAGCCATTCAGGAAGGTGTGCTGGCTGGCTATCCGGTTGTGGACATCAAGATTACGCTGCTCGATGGTTCTTACCATCCTGTTGACTCTTCCGAAATGGCCTTTAAGGTGGCATCCCATATGGCCTTCCAGAAGGGCTGCGAACAGGCTAAACCGGTACTCATGGAGCCGTATTATAATCTCGACGTTTACTGCGATGATCGCGTAACCGGTGATATCATCTCCGACCTCAACAGTAAACGCGGCCGTATCCTCGGCATGCAGACCGAAGATGATGGACGGGCCTGCGTCAAAGCACAGGTTCCGTATGCCGAAATTCTTGACTATTCCGTCGATCTGCGCGCCCTGACTCAGGGCACCGGTACCTACGAAATGAAATTTGACCATTACGAAGACGTACCGCCCAGAACAGCAGAACAGATTATTGAAGAACGGAAGAATAGAAAGAAAGCATAA
- a CDS encoding TVP38/TMEM64 family protein, which yields MNRTKVNWTGKHFKLLAFLLLVGLLLCVHYCAPDLSRTLFRLAKGGSMEETTAYLRSFGPWAILVSFLLDVLINALGFLPSIFLSTANGVIFGLPIGITVSWLAETVGVVLNFLVLRFFLRDEAEKIIAKSHSLKRLDEMSSEKGLTAMALARTLPYFPSGILTALGAVSRMSVRDYIIANLLGKFPSTALEVVVGHDVVNFHNHMHRLAILMTAVIIVYGTMLYVRHKKDKKDKEKKEQGHS from the coding sequence ATGAACCGAACGAAAGTCAACTGGACAGGCAAGCACTTCAAACTCCTTGCCTTCCTGCTCCTTGTGGGGCTGCTGCTTTGCGTCCATTACTGTGCTCCCGACTTGTCGCGGACGTTGTTCCGTCTGGCTAAGGGAGGAAGTATGGAAGAGACTACGGCTTATCTGCGCAGTTTCGGCCCCTGGGCTATTTTGGTCAGCTTTCTTCTGGATGTACTCATCAATGCGCTGGGATTCCTGCCGTCCATTTTTCTGTCGACGGCTAACGGCGTAATTTTCGGTTTGCCCATTGGCATTACTGTGTCATGGCTCGCCGAGACGGTGGGAGTCGTTTTAAATTTCCTTGTGCTGCGCTTTTTCCTGCGGGATGAAGCCGAAAAAATTATTGCCAAGAGCCATAGTTTGAAACGTCTCGATGAAATGAGCAGCGAAAAAGGCCTGACGGCCATGGCGCTTGCAAGAACGCTTCCATATTTCCCGTCAGGAATTCTGACGGCTCTCGGTGCCGTGAGCCGCATGAGCGTCAGGGATTATATCATTGCCAACCTTCTCGGCAAATTCCCATCAACAGCTCTCGAAGTCGTGGTCGGTCATGATGTGGTCAACTTTCACAACCATATGCACCGACTGGCCATCCTCATGACCGCCGTAATCATCGTTTATGGAACCATGCTCTATGTTCGGCATAAGAAGGATAAAAAGGACAAAGAGAAGAAGGAGCAGGGGCATTCGTAA